From the Misgurnus anguillicaudatus chromosome 17, ASM2758022v2, whole genome shotgun sequence genome, one window contains:
- the LOC129431403 gene encoding uncharacterized protein, with product MPHLKTLEVLNDCNENQKILLKLPDWLASRWNRKVMEARQSNSGYPQFKEFVNFLSNEADLACDPISSIQALKSVESGKPKYLRNQPIQAKILQTNTTQSSTSLCHFCKRAGHDLAKCRKFGEKTLQDRVKFVRTERLCFGCLQAGHHSKRCEDRSTCERCKKRHPTCLHDDKFKESQSSTTLKRDDHSKDRTDNSEITAVTNAVKQKGVDTQTSTIIPVWVSSTNQPDQEVLVYTLLDTQSDTTFILDEVAQILNTSKEYVNLKLSTMSAKSTVIACQKLKNLQVRGYNSEKRIPLPSVFTREFIPANRSHIPTSETALKWPHLEQLADKIPPLLDCEVGLLIGYNCQQALLPKEIVYGKENQPYAQRTDLGWSIVGCSYTANDYGDVAGISHRTLVRQVVPDIEPSVKLKREVHFVCRIHVKEIIPTDIIKALESDFTDHCTDDNSISQEDILFLSKVKESIRQKENGHYELPLPFKTDKPSLPDNKQCAVHRLNSLERRLRKVKQYHDDYVSFMNEIITRGDAEKVPIDELQNQPAWYIPHHGVYHPHKPGKIRVVFDCSARFHDTSLNDHLLTGPDLTNTLVGVLCRFRKGPIAIMCDVERMFHQFHVAKEHQDFLRFLWWDEGYLDSKPSVYRMKVHLFGAASSPGCSNFGFKYQASRGLNAVQLKESNWLRGPDFLWERNLPHQEKTVGEIEMTDPELRKAHVYKVNTKEVNPMMKREYLLNLQQRKKWQKTSRNSQIDGIVRKLRLLVSAHVNGKPCTKSVHLDRPIHKIVTLIEAK from the coding sequence ATGCCCCACCTTAAGACATTGGAAGTTCTCAATGACTGTAATGAGAATCAAAAAATCCTGTTAAAACTGCCAGATTGGTTAGCGTCCAGATGGAATCGAAAAGTAATGGAAGCAAGACAATCAAATTCAGGTTACCCACAATTCAAGGAGTTTGTAAACTTCCTGTCAAATGAAGCAGATCTTGCATGCGATCCTATATCTTCCATACAGGCGCTTAAGAGTGTAGAAAGTGGGAAACCAAAATATCTACGAAACCAGCCCATTCAAGCAAAGATACtgcagacaaacacaacacaaagcAGTACGTCTCTATGTCACTTTTGTAAAAGAGCAGGACATGATTTGGCCAAGTGTAGGAAATTTGGTGAAAAGACACTTCAAGATCGTGTCAAGTTCGTGCGCACAGAAAGGCTTTGCTTTGGGTGTTTGCAAGCTGGTCATCATTCAAAAAGATGTGAAGACCGAAGCACATGTGAAAGATGTAAAAAGAGACATCCTACATGTTTACATGATGACAAGTTCAAGGAATCACAAAGTTCTACTACTTTAAAAAGAGATGATCATTCAAAGGACAGAACAGACAACAGTGAAATAACTGCAGTTACCAATGCAGTAAAGCAAAAGGGcgtagacacacaaacatctaCGATCATACCAGTCTGGGTTTCATCCACAAACCAGCCAGATCAAGAGGTTCTAGTCTATACACTCTTAGATACGCAAAGCGACACAACCTTTATTCTGGACGAAGTCGCCCAAATTCTGAATACAAGCAAGGAGTATGTCAATTTAAAGTTGTCTACAATGTCAGCAAAGTCAACAGTCATAGCTTGTCAGAAACTGAAAAATCTACAGGTGAGAGGTTATAACTCTGAGAAAAGAATTCCATTGCCATCGGTCTTCACACGAGAGTTCATTCCAGCAAATAGGTCGCATATCCCAACTTCAGAAACTGCTCTTAAGTGGCCTCATCTGGAGCAATTAGCAGACAAGATTCCACCGCTGTTGGATTGCGAGGTAGGCCTTCTGATCGGCTATAACTGCCAGCAAGCCCTTCTTCCCAAAGAGATTGTGTATGGAAAAGAAAATCAACCGTATGCACAACGAACTGATCTCGGCTGGAGCATAGTCGGTTGCTCTTACACAGCAAATGATTACGGTGATGTAGCAGGAATCAGCCACAGAACTTTGGTGCGACAAGTAGTGCCTGACATTGAGCCCTCCGTCAAACTGAAGAGAGAGGTACACTTTGTGTGTAGAATTCATGTTAAGGAAATTATTCCAACAGACATAATCAAGGCTCTTGAATCTGATTTCACAGATCATTGTACGGACGACAACTCCATTTCTCAAGAAGACATTCTCTTTCTGTCTAAGGTGAAAGAAAGTAtaagacaaaaggaaaatggCCACTATGAACTTCCACTTCCTTTCAAGACAGACAAACCTAGTCTACCAGATAACAAGCAATGTGCAGTTCATAGGCTCAACTCATTAGAGCGCCGGCTGAGGAAAGTCAAACAGTATCATGATGATTATGTGTCCTTCATGAATGAAATAATAACCAGAGGAGACGCAGAGAAAGTGCCAATCGATGAACTTCAAAACCAACCAGCATGGTATATTCCTCACCACGGAGTCTACCATCCCCACAAACCAGGAAAAATCCGTGTGGTTTTCGATTGTTCAGCACGTTTTCATGACACTTCTCTGAATGATCACCTTTTGACTGGTCCAGACCTGACTAACACGTTAGTTGGAGTGTTGTGTCGGTTCAGGAAGGGTCCAATAGCCATAATGTGTGATGTGGAAAGGATGTTCCACCAATTCCATGTTGCAAAGGAACATCAAGACTTTCTACGGTTTCTCTGGTGGGACGAAGGTTATCTAGATTCCAAGCCCTCTGTGTATAGGATGAAGGTACACTTGTTTGGAGCAGCTTCATCCCCTGGCTGCTCTAACTTTGGCTTCAAGTATCAAGCCTCCAGAGGACTTAATGCAGTTCAGCTGAAGGAGTCCAACTGGTTAAGGGGACCCGACTTTCTCTGGGAGAGGAATCTTCCACATCAGGAGAAAACGGTGGGAGAAATTGAAATGACTGACCCTGAGCTTCGGAAAGCCCACGTTTACAAGGTCAACACAAAGGAAGTGAATCCAATGATGAAACGTGAATATTTGTTGAATCTCCAACAACGTAAAAAATGGCAGAAAACATCTCGAAATTCTCAAATAGATGGCATTGTGAGAAAGCTAAGGCTGTTGGTCAGTGCACATGTTAATGGAAAACCTTGCACTAAGTCAGTTCACTTAGATAGGCCCATTCACAAGATTGTTACATTAATTGAGGCTAAGTGA